The following proteins come from a genomic window of Doryrhamphus excisus isolate RoL2022-K1 chromosome 12, RoL_Dexc_1.0, whole genome shotgun sequence:
- the homer2 gene encoding homer protein homolog 2 isoform X1 yields MGEQPIYTTRAHVFQIDPTTKKNWVPASKQAVTVSYFYDSTRNSYRIISVDGSKVIINSTITPNMMFTKTSQKFGQWADSRANTVFGLGFSSEQQLSKFAEKFQEIKEAAKMARDKSQEKVEMLSNHSEESGRETPSTNQASSINGTDDEKIFHVGPEVSALLKNENELLKSAVEQSNTNAKKWETELQTLRENNARLVDALQESSANVEGWKKQLSACKEESDTLREKIAELEAQCNEASQEKQRNAQLSVRVQKLEAELQDKEQELENLRKQAEIIPQLMVECESITSKLQVTETKNKELEGRIDVLHMDVDDSRQKQSNMKGELKKFMDILDGKIDELHEFRQGLSRLGIDN; encoded by the exons ATGGG GGAGCAGCCAATCTACACCACCAGGGCCCATGTCTTCCAAATTGACCCAACCACCAAGAAGAACTGGGTCCCTGCAAGCAAGCAGGCTGTCACAGTCTCCTATTTTTACGACAGTACACGCAACAGCTACCGCATCATCAGCGTGGATGGATCTAAG GTTATCATCAACAGCACCATCACACCCAACATGATGTTCACCAAGACGTCACAGAAGTTCGGTCAGTGGGCCGACAGCAGGGCCAACACGGTGTTTGGTTTGGGTTTCAGTTCCGAGCAGCAGCTCTCTAAG TTTGCTGAGAAGTTCCAGGAAATCAAAGAGGCGGCCAAGATGGCAAGAGACAAATCTCAAGAGAAGGTGGAGATGCTAAGTAATCACTCGGAG GAGTCTGGACGTGAAACACCATCAACCAACCAAGCTTCTAGCATTAATGGAACTGATGATGAAAAGATCTTTCATGTCGGTCCAGAGGTGTCTGCCCTGCTgaagaatgaaaatgaactccTCAAGAGTGCAGTAGAACAGAG CAACACCAACGCCAAGAAGTGGGAAACTGAGCTGCAGACATTAAGAGAGAATAATGCCAGGCTGGTGGACGCGCTGCAGGAGTCCTCTGCTAATGTAGAGGGCTGGAAGAAACAACTGAGTGCCTGCAAGGAGGAGAGTGACACCCTCAGGGAAAAG ATTGCAGAACTTGAAGCTCAGTGTAATGAGGCCAGTCAGGAGAAACAAAGGAATGCCCAACTCTCCGTGCGCGTGCAGAAGTTGGAGGCTGAGTTGCAAGACAAAGAGCAG GAGCTGGAGAACCTGAGGAAGCAGGCGGAGATAATCCCTCAACTCATGGTCGAGTGTGAGAGCATCACTTCCAAACTGCAG GTTACAGAAACAAAGAACAAAGAGCTGGAAGGGAGGATCGATGTTCTTCACATGGACGTGGATGACAGTCGACAGAAGCAGAGCAACATGAAAGGCGAACTGAAGAAGTTCATGGACATCCTGGACGGGAAGATAGACGAGCTACACGAGTTCCGACAGGGTCTGTCCCGGCTTGGCATCGATAACTGA
- the LOC131139680 gene encoding WASP homolog-associated protein with actin, membranes and microtubules isoform X2 translates to MNNVECERLDSLEGWVAVKSNIFEEPEAFKLGFIVQWNVTECKFAVTCHNRTLQRQRRKAELNVGDQNQTSWAGLFSVNDLKHIHQQLTCIGDVLAACFPDLSEFEAGNIWDLLFPSRKSSWDDEQKDLDTPCRKLEKYFSTAIDICGRKIVLDTLFTQDERDVDDYFDNLQEFKRKSMHEEMSRAKGHVRQLLQSHTSADGMVVLLAIYSEEDEAYQDLVTVATTFFQYLLQPFRDMRELACLYKLEILKSLEFDDLGPKRIEALEKEAEEWRTKAEDAVASIQDITVTYFAQTSKALAGMVKQMEEDKCRFGVAAWASAAPRLEKLRFLLAKEALQHMRATEMCQNRKKDSIRKEIVGLDGRDQNQTADCTLASEQDQQQVAVDRLELQFYEIQLELYNTKFEILKNEEQLLVAQIDSLQRQIRELKEEVVYYDVCEDPEELHSIVHTGSQHAEATAVGQLKRRLQHLESKRGNICARRAYLRNKKDQCVEAHEQKQLAAKHRSILFAQHHQVHLKREKKKEEEQRRKQWVDQEREKTLSRLRSFREKRQGQYILKTPQSTVSPTESSSPSQPLSIISLGPSPTCDAPAFICPAPIRTKSPVKAQPKDIPVQIYPAPPPPSTDTSTVVALAPPPPPPPPPPPPPPLPDTLSPPPVSTSGTMDQVLASLQRGQSQLRKTPSSRTPPPAGDLRSSLMSAIRQGVTLKKVVPARSQVQSSSSSSRDNELERSIKAAMMRMKKVSADSDEEDRGDEETHSGDWDS, encoded by the exons ATGAATAACGTCGAATGTGAGCGTCTAGATAGCCTAGAAGGCTGGGTCGCCGTTAAAAGTAACATATTCGAAGAACCGGAGGCGTTTAAGTTAGGTTTTATCGTACAGTGGAACGTCACCGAGTGTAAATTCGCAGTCACCTGTCACAATAGGACATTACAGCGACAGAGACGGAAAGCCGAACTTAATGTCGGAGACCAAAACCAAACAAGCTGGGCCGGACTCTTCTCAGTGAACGACTTAAAACACATTCATCAACAGTTAACATGTATTGGCGATGTGTTGGCTGCTTGCTTTCCCGATTTGTCGGAGTTCGAAGCTGGCAACATTTGGGACTTGCTCTTTCCGAGTCGGAAGTCTTCCTGGGATGACGAACAGAAGGACTTGGACACTCCGTGTAGGAAGCTGGAAAAGTATTTCAGCACCGCCATTGACATCTGCGGAAGGAAAATAGTTCTCGACACGCTTTTCACCCAGGATGAACGTGACGTGGACGACTACTTTGACAATCTACAGGAGTTCAAGAGGAAGAGCATGCACGAGGAGATGTCAAGGGCCAAAGGTCACGTGCGTCAG CTGCTGCAGAGTCACACCAGTGCTGACGGTATGGTTGTTCTGCTCGCCATCTACTCAGAAGAGGATGAGGCCTACCAGGACCTGGTTACTGTGGCCACTACCTTCTTCCAGTACCTGCTGCAGCCTTTTAGAGACATGCGAGAGCTGGCCTGCCTCTATAAATTGGAGATACTG AAGTCCCTGGAGTTTGACGACTTGGGCCCTAAGAGGATTGAAGCTCTAGAGAAGGAGGCGGAGGAGTGGAGGACGAAAGCGGAGGATGCAGTGGCTTCTATACAGGATATCACTGTTACCTACTTTGCACAGACTTCCAAAGCTTTGGCTG GTATGGTGAAGCAGATGGAAGAGGACAAGTGTCGCTTTGGAGTCGCTGCTTGGGCTTCTGCAGCTCCAAGACTGGAAAAACTGCGCTTCCTGCTGGCCAAAGAAGCCCTGCAGCACATGAGAGCAACAGAGATGTGTCAGAATCGCAAGAAAGACAGCATCAGAAAAGAG ATTGTTGGCTTGGATGGTAGAGACCAGAACCAGACAGCTGATTGTACTCTCGCTTCTGAGCAAGACCAACAGCAAGTCGCTGTCGATAGGCTGGAGCTGCAGTTCTACGAAATCCAGCTAGAACTGTACAATACCAAGTTTGAGATCCTGAAGAACGAGGAGCAGCTGCTGGTGGCTCAAATAGACAGCCTGCAACGTCAAATCCGAG AACTGAAGGAGGAGGTTGTGTATTATGATGTATGCGAGGATCCGGAGGAACTCCACAGCATAGTTCACACGGGCTCTCAGCACGCTGAAGCTACAGCTGTGGGTCAGCTGAAAAGACGTCTGCAGCACTTGGAAAGCAAGAGAGGCAACATCTGTGCCCGGCGAGCCTACCTGCGCAACAAGAAG GACCAGTGTGTGGAGGCCCATGAGCAGAAGCAGCTTGCAGCCAAACACAGATCTATACTCTTTGCCCAGCATCATCAAGTCCACTTG AAacgagagaagaagaaggaggaggagcagaggagaaagCAGTGGGTGGACCAGGAGCGGGAGAAGACCCTGAGCAGATTAAGATCCTTCAGAGAG AAGCGACAGGGTCAGTACATCCTAAAGACTCCTCAGTCCACAGTGTCTCCCACAGAGTCATCCTCTCCTTCTCAGCCGCTGTCCATCATCAGCCTTGGCCCTTCTCCCACCTGCGACGCACCGGCCTTCATATGCCCTGCACCCATACGCACAAAATCTCCAGTGAAAGCACAGCCGAAAGACATCCCGGTCCAAATATACCCTGCACCACCACCTCCATCTACAGATACCTCTACTGTAGTCGCCCttgcacctcctcctccacctcctcctccacctccacctccaccaccGCTTCCAGACACCCTCTCTCCTCCACCAGTCAGCACTTCCG GAACCATGGATCAAGTGCTAGCCTCACTGCAGCGGGGGCAGAGCCAGCTTAGAAAGACACCGAGTTCCAGGACGCCTCCCCCTGCTGGGGACTTGAGAAGCAGTCTGATGTCTGCCATCCGACAAGGAGTCACCTTGAAAAAG GTGGTTCCGGCGCGTTCCCAAGtccagagcagcagcagcagcagcagagacaACGAATTGGAGCGCAGCATCAAAGCTGCTATGATGAGGATGAAGAAGGTGTCAGCCGACTCTGATGAAGAGGACAGAGGAGACGAGGAAACACACAGTGGAGATTGGGACAGCTGA
- the LOC131139680 gene encoding WASP homolog-associated protein with actin, membranes and microtubules isoform X1, translated as MNNVECERLDSLEGWVAVKSNIFEEPEAFKLGFIVQWNVTECKFAVTCHNRTLQRQRRKAELNVGDQNQTSWAGLFSVNDLKHIHQQLTCIGDVLAACFPDLSEFEAGNIWDLLFPSRKSSWDDEQKDLDTPCRKLEKYFSTAIDICGRKIVLDTLFTQDERDVDDYFDNLQEFKRKSMHEEMSRAKGHVRQLLQSHTSADGMVVLLAIYSEEDEAYQDLVTVATTFFQYLLQPFRDMRELACLYKLEILKSLEFDDLGPKRIEALEKEAEEWRTKAEDAVASIQDITVTYFAQTSKALAGMVKQMEEDKCRFGVAAWASAAPRLEKLRFLLAKEALQHMRATEMCQNRKKDSIRKEIVGLDGRDQNQTADCTLASEQDQQQVAVDRLELQFYEIQLELYNTKFEILKNEEQLLVAQIDSLQRQIRELKEEVVYYDVCEDPEELHSIVHTGSQHAEATAVGQLKRRLQHLESKRGNICARRAYLRNKKDQCVEAHEQKQLAAKHRSILFAQHHQVHLKREKKKEEEQRRKQWVDQEREKTLSRLRSFREKRQGQYILKTPQSTVSPTESSSPSQPLSIISLGPSPTCDAPAFICPAPIRTKSPVKAQPKDIPVQIYPAPPPPSTDTSTVVALAPPPPPPPPPPPPPPLPDTLSPPPVSTSGEDKPMPLSDRELPPFPAKRTLTQNIGTMDQVLASLQRGQSQLRKTPSSRTPPPAGDLRSSLMSAIRQGVTLKKVVPARSQVQSSSSSSRDNELERSIKAAMMRMKKVSADSDEEDRGDEETHSGDWDS; from the exons ATGAATAACGTCGAATGTGAGCGTCTAGATAGCCTAGAAGGCTGGGTCGCCGTTAAAAGTAACATATTCGAAGAACCGGAGGCGTTTAAGTTAGGTTTTATCGTACAGTGGAACGTCACCGAGTGTAAATTCGCAGTCACCTGTCACAATAGGACATTACAGCGACAGAGACGGAAAGCCGAACTTAATGTCGGAGACCAAAACCAAACAAGCTGGGCCGGACTCTTCTCAGTGAACGACTTAAAACACATTCATCAACAGTTAACATGTATTGGCGATGTGTTGGCTGCTTGCTTTCCCGATTTGTCGGAGTTCGAAGCTGGCAACATTTGGGACTTGCTCTTTCCGAGTCGGAAGTCTTCCTGGGATGACGAACAGAAGGACTTGGACACTCCGTGTAGGAAGCTGGAAAAGTATTTCAGCACCGCCATTGACATCTGCGGAAGGAAAATAGTTCTCGACACGCTTTTCACCCAGGATGAACGTGACGTGGACGACTACTTTGACAATCTACAGGAGTTCAAGAGGAAGAGCATGCACGAGGAGATGTCAAGGGCCAAAGGTCACGTGCGTCAG CTGCTGCAGAGTCACACCAGTGCTGACGGTATGGTTGTTCTGCTCGCCATCTACTCAGAAGAGGATGAGGCCTACCAGGACCTGGTTACTGTGGCCACTACCTTCTTCCAGTACCTGCTGCAGCCTTTTAGAGACATGCGAGAGCTGGCCTGCCTCTATAAATTGGAGATACTG AAGTCCCTGGAGTTTGACGACTTGGGCCCTAAGAGGATTGAAGCTCTAGAGAAGGAGGCGGAGGAGTGGAGGACGAAAGCGGAGGATGCAGTGGCTTCTATACAGGATATCACTGTTACCTACTTTGCACAGACTTCCAAAGCTTTGGCTG GTATGGTGAAGCAGATGGAAGAGGACAAGTGTCGCTTTGGAGTCGCTGCTTGGGCTTCTGCAGCTCCAAGACTGGAAAAACTGCGCTTCCTGCTGGCCAAAGAAGCCCTGCAGCACATGAGAGCAACAGAGATGTGTCAGAATCGCAAGAAAGACAGCATCAGAAAAGAG ATTGTTGGCTTGGATGGTAGAGACCAGAACCAGACAGCTGATTGTACTCTCGCTTCTGAGCAAGACCAACAGCAAGTCGCTGTCGATAGGCTGGAGCTGCAGTTCTACGAAATCCAGCTAGAACTGTACAATACCAAGTTTGAGATCCTGAAGAACGAGGAGCAGCTGCTGGTGGCTCAAATAGACAGCCTGCAACGTCAAATCCGAG AACTGAAGGAGGAGGTTGTGTATTATGATGTATGCGAGGATCCGGAGGAACTCCACAGCATAGTTCACACGGGCTCTCAGCACGCTGAAGCTACAGCTGTGGGTCAGCTGAAAAGACGTCTGCAGCACTTGGAAAGCAAGAGAGGCAACATCTGTGCCCGGCGAGCCTACCTGCGCAACAAGAAG GACCAGTGTGTGGAGGCCCATGAGCAGAAGCAGCTTGCAGCCAAACACAGATCTATACTCTTTGCCCAGCATCATCAAGTCCACTTG AAacgagagaagaagaaggaggaggagcagaggagaaagCAGTGGGTGGACCAGGAGCGGGAGAAGACCCTGAGCAGATTAAGATCCTTCAGAGAG AAGCGACAGGGTCAGTACATCCTAAAGACTCCTCAGTCCACAGTGTCTCCCACAGAGTCATCCTCTCCTTCTCAGCCGCTGTCCATCATCAGCCTTGGCCCTTCTCCCACCTGCGACGCACCGGCCTTCATATGCCCTGCACCCATACGCACAAAATCTCCAGTGAAAGCACAGCCGAAAGACATCCCGGTCCAAATATACCCTGCACCACCACCTCCATCTACAGATACCTCTACTGTAGTCGCCCttgcacctcctcctccacctcctcctccacctccacctccaccaccGCTTCCAGACACCCTCTCTCCTCCACCAGTCAGCACTTCCGGTGAGGACAAACCAATGCCACTCAGTGACAGAGAGTTGCCTCCTTTTCCAGCTAAGAGAACACTGACACAAAACATAG GAACCATGGATCAAGTGCTAGCCTCACTGCAGCGGGGGCAGAGCCAGCTTAGAAAGACACCGAGTTCCAGGACGCCTCCCCCTGCTGGGGACTTGAGAAGCAGTCTGATGTCTGCCATCCGACAAGGAGTCACCTTGAAAAAG GTGGTTCCGGCGCGTTCCCAAGtccagagcagcagcagcagcagcagagacaACGAATTGGAGCGCAGCATCAAAGCTGCTATGATGAGGATGAAGAAGGTGTCAGCCGACTCTGATGAAGAGGACAGAGGAGACGAGGAAACACACAGTGGAGATTGGGACAGCTGA
- the LOC131139686 gene encoding RNA guanine-N7 methyltransferase-activating subunit-like protein isoform X2: protein MSETTEKQQSYEEMFANRFTSEDPEYQEYVKRPADPPPIVEDWRGRGGGNHRGRDRRYQDRRGWGRDRYGGGGYHRQQHWQGGDQYESHGSGSQPNYHQENSSRYQRPHYDRY from the exons ATGAGTGAAACTacggaaaaacaacaaagttacgAGGAGATGTTCGCAAACAGATTTACATCAGAGGACCCTGAGTACCAGGAGTACGTGAAACGACCTGCTGACCCCCCTCCTATCGTGGAGGACTGGAGGGGCCGTGGAGGTGGAAACCATAGAGGAAGAGACAGGag GTACCAGGACCGTCGAGGTTGGGGTCGAGACCGCTATGGCGGAGGAGGGTATCACAGGCAGCAGCACTGGCAAGGCGGGGACCAGTATGAGAGCCATGGTAGTGGGTCTCAACCAAATTACCATCAAGAAAATTCCTCCCGTTATCAGAGGCCACATTATGACCGATACTGA
- the LOC131139686 gene encoding RNA guanine-N7 methyltransferase-activating subunit-like protein isoform X1 — MTLINQRHVRSSPEQLLHVSCFRGRFSASYRIFRFAHHLRVVFILWVFNLSVRFRMSETTEKQQSYEEMFANRFTSEDPEYQEYVKRPADPPPIVEDWRGRGGGNHRGRDRRYQDRRGWGRDRYGGGGYHRQQHWQGGDQYESHGSGSQPNYHQENSSRYQRPHYDRY; from the exons ATGACCCTTATCAATCAAAGGCACGTGCGCTCCTCCCCGGAACAATTGTTGCATGTTTCATGTTTCCGGGGAAGGTTTTCAGCGTCGTACCGGATTTTTAGATTTGCGCACCATCTCAGAgtggtgtttattttgtgggttttcaaCTTATCAG TTCGTTTCAGAATGAGTGAAACTacggaaaaacaacaaagttacgAGGAGATGTTCGCAAACAGATTTACATCAGAGGACCCTGAGTACCAGGAGTACGTGAAACGACCTGCTGACCCCCCTCCTATCGTGGAGGACTGGAGGGGCCGTGGAGGTGGAAACCATAGAGGAAGAGACAGGag GTACCAGGACCGTCGAGGTTGGGGTCGAGACCGCTATGGCGGAGGAGGGTATCACAGGCAGCAGCACTGGCAAGGCGGGGACCAGTATGAGAGCCATGGTAGTGGGTCTCAACCAAATTACCATCAAGAAAATTCCTCCCGTTATCAGAGGCCACATTATGACCGATACTGA
- the homer2 gene encoding homer protein homolog 2 isoform X2, whose protein sequence is MEQPIYTTRAHVFQIDPTTKKNWVPASKQAVTVSYFYDSTRNSYRIISVDGSKVIINSTITPNMMFTKTSQKFGQWADSRANTVFGLGFSSEQQLSKFAEKFQEIKEAAKMARDKSQEKVEMLSNHSEESGRETPSTNQASSINGTDDEKIFHVGPEVSALLKNENELLKSAVEQSNTNAKKWETELQTLRENNARLVDALQESSANVEGWKKQLSACKEESDTLREKIAELEAQCNEASQEKQRNAQLSVRVQKLEAELQDKEQELENLRKQAEIIPQLMVECESITSKLQVTETKNKELEGRIDVLHMDVDDSRQKQSNMKGELKKFMDILDGKIDELHEFRQGLSRLGIDN, encoded by the exons AT GGAGCAGCCAATCTACACCACCAGGGCCCATGTCTTCCAAATTGACCCAACCACCAAGAAGAACTGGGTCCCTGCAAGCAAGCAGGCTGTCACAGTCTCCTATTTTTACGACAGTACACGCAACAGCTACCGCATCATCAGCGTGGATGGATCTAAG GTTATCATCAACAGCACCATCACACCCAACATGATGTTCACCAAGACGTCACAGAAGTTCGGTCAGTGGGCCGACAGCAGGGCCAACACGGTGTTTGGTTTGGGTTTCAGTTCCGAGCAGCAGCTCTCTAAG TTTGCTGAGAAGTTCCAGGAAATCAAAGAGGCGGCCAAGATGGCAAGAGACAAATCTCAAGAGAAGGTGGAGATGCTAAGTAATCACTCGGAG GAGTCTGGACGTGAAACACCATCAACCAACCAAGCTTCTAGCATTAATGGAACTGATGATGAAAAGATCTTTCATGTCGGTCCAGAGGTGTCTGCCCTGCTgaagaatgaaaatgaactccTCAAGAGTGCAGTAGAACAGAG CAACACCAACGCCAAGAAGTGGGAAACTGAGCTGCAGACATTAAGAGAGAATAATGCCAGGCTGGTGGACGCGCTGCAGGAGTCCTCTGCTAATGTAGAGGGCTGGAAGAAACAACTGAGTGCCTGCAAGGAGGAGAGTGACACCCTCAGGGAAAAG ATTGCAGAACTTGAAGCTCAGTGTAATGAGGCCAGTCAGGAGAAACAAAGGAATGCCCAACTCTCCGTGCGCGTGCAGAAGTTGGAGGCTGAGTTGCAAGACAAAGAGCAG GAGCTGGAGAACCTGAGGAAGCAGGCGGAGATAATCCCTCAACTCATGGTCGAGTGTGAGAGCATCACTTCCAAACTGCAG GTTACAGAAACAAAGAACAAAGAGCTGGAAGGGAGGATCGATGTTCTTCACATGGACGTGGATGACAGTCGACAGAAGCAGAGCAACATGAAAGGCGAACTGAAGAAGTTCATGGACATCCTGGACGGGAAGATAGACGAGCTACACGAGTTCCGACAGGGTCTGTCCCGGCTTGGCATCGATAACTGA